The region TCCATCAATAAGAGTGAGCAGGGAATGATTCTGAGTGTGTTTATAATGTGTGTAATGAAGCATTATGAGCTCTCAGACTAAACGGATTATGttgttcttctctctctctctctctctctctgtgtgtgtgtgtgtgtgtgtgtgtgtgttataggGGCAGCGCTCGTGTTAAGGTGACTCCTGGTTATAAGGAGGAACAGTGTGCTCCTGCTCTGACCCTAGAGATGAAGAAACCCGTCGACCTGGAGGCTCCAATCAGCTggtacacaaacaaacacacaaacacacacacacacacacacactcactctctgaATGAGCCAAAGAGCATCTTGAGCTTCATTGGAAGAACATTTGACCGTCTGTAcaaagtgtcacatgatcagtgACACTCATTAACTTTTTGATTAGTCCCAGAGAAATAGAGCACAAGCTGCTGAATCAATCTGGGGAAAAAATACACGTCTATATATctgtgtaatatattataaaccatctgtatgcatatgtgtgtgtccagtgttatttttttaatacatacacatttatacatttatacatttttatacaagttaaactaaaaaaaagaacatgaCAAATTACGCCTTTGGCAACATGccgaaaataacatttttatttcagcattttgtGTATATgctattagtatttattaatattttgaattagcatttatctttttagatttttttttttattacttttttttagaatttatattatttaatattaataatattaagggtttacattttattgatttatttttttagttcagttttagtttttattgtaGTTTCAGTATtgaatttcagtaattttaatgctaatCCTAAAcacatttcagtttatttccagtacaacatttctaattttcatttagtttttaatatttagattttatctTCTTTCaggaaacaaaataatttagtagttttagttttagttcacaATAAGAATCCTGGAGTGAGCAGAGCTGGAATTGAGACGAAGAAGCAGCTCAGATATGAGAGGTTTCATTTGTGTTGCTTTCACCTCATCATTCCTAATTGGTCTTATTTTAGAGTTCACATTAATGCACTGTAATgtggaatatatatttttgtaaatgtgatgTGTGTTGGTGATCTAGTGactgatttgtgtgtgtgtgtgtgtcagtctgcAGACGCTGCAGGAGGATCTGTTAGTGGCGACAGCAGACGGTTATCTGCACATGCTGCACTGGGACAGTGTGAGTAACGGCCGGAGAGCAGTGAACCTGTGCACCATCCCGTTCTCCCTCGACCTGCAGTCCTCCAGAGGTCAGACACACTTCTCAATCACTCTCCagactaggggtgggcgatatctTATCATTTGCGATATACCTGTAAACTTATACCTGGAGCTGGTTTGGTTTGGGCTGTACAGTGCTACAAAAAATTTATGTTTGTGCGATGAATAAATGTACTACAGTAGCACGTGTGCAATACAGTTTTGCATGTTTATGAGCCCGTttacaaatatgtgaccctggagcacaaaagcagtcataagcagcacaggtatatttgtagcaatagccaaaaaaatcattgtatgggtcaaaattatcaaatttttttttttaatgccaaaaatcattaggttattaagtaaagatcatgttccatgaagatattttgtaaatttccttgcataaatatatcaaaactttttgattagtaatatgcattgctaagaacttcatttggacaacttttaaaggtgattttctcaatatttagatttttttgcaccctcagattccagattttcaaatagttgtatctcagccaaatattgtccgatcctaacaaaccatacatcaatttccaaaaatgaacccttatgactggttttgtggtccagggtctcaCACATCATTTATTGACATGCATTTTCTCCAAATTAACTTCATAAcatcagtcgagtgtttgaaataataaCTTTTTGTGATCAGATGTGGTTTCAtatcacagaatgaggcagaaatcCTACTATTTTGtagtattatatacagtgataAAGGCTATGTCAATTAGCATTGCATTAGAAATATACATTATCCTCATAAAAATACCCAAGATTGcttgaagaacacagataaaccatatattgtcgcAGTTGTATATTTATCGTCTTCAGGTTTCATCAGTTATAATTTCTCTAGctatattagggatttcctggagcgtCTTCAGTGATGCAGTATGAGTTAAACACTCATTACATTACATGTGTACTCAGTAATACACTCACAACACTGTTCTCATAATACCTCTCTCTAAAGAAacaacaggatttttttttgtctcttagtGGATGCATAAGATTCcctgatatatttttaagcccatatcgcccatccctactcCAGACGCTCCTGACTGATTAACACACGTGTGTTTGACTTGCGTGACGTGTCTGTGTGTTTGCGTTAGGAGGGCCGTGTTTAGATCTGGACGGTGTTCACATTCGGGATATGGAGTACTGCGCTACGCTGGACGGATTTGCAGTCGTGTTTGATGACGGGCGAATCGGATTCATCACGCCAACCGCAAACAGACTCGCCACAGATGTAAGAGAgagtttattattaaataattattattattctggtAGCTGCTGCTGTATATGTCAGGCAACTTGAACTATTCAGCAAGATGCTGTAGCTGATCTGACCGCAGAAGAAGAGTTCACGCTCATGTCTGCCGTAGCGCCTCTTGTGGCAGCGCTGAGAACGCGACACGTGGGTAGTTTGTGTAATGTTTGTGTTGATGTGGTAATAttgcgtttgtgtgtgtttctgtgcagcAGCTGCAGGGTGTTTGGGCCGCAGATGTCTCTGATGGCACGTGTGTCGCCGTCAACAACAAATACAGACTCATGGCATTCGGATGcgcaaggtgtgtgtgtgtatcaggtGTGATGTGTGTCGTTTGTGTGTAGTTTGTGAAGTGCAGTTATCATTTCAAAGTGTTGTGTTTATGTCAGTCGTGTGTATCTTTGTATATTTCTGTGGCTGTTGTTTGCTTTTTGAGGATTTTACAGCGTTTTATTTAGGAAATCTGGAAATATCAggattttaaagggttagttcacccaaaaatgaaaattagcccatgtttcaCTCACTgtcaaagcatcctaggtgtatatgactttcttctttcagaagaatccaatcggagttatataaaacatttttcttgctctttcaagctttataatgggcgtaggtgggtgtttttgttcaGCAGTCCAAAAGTAGTTAAAGCAAGTACGAGCATCCATAATAAATcatgcctcacacggctccggggggtgaataaaggcctcatTGCACCCATGACAGTCAGCAGAAGtaagaaaaaagtatttataaaattttaaatatggatatttttcttacaaaaacgcatggattcgctacaggagtcCTTTATTCTCCCCCGGAGCCGCGTGAGGCGCGATTTATTATGCATGCTCGCTTTATTTTActactgttgaacaaaaacacccgcCTACTCCCATTCTAATGCTTAGAAGAGCAAGgaatttatattatgtttttaatataactccaattGGATTCTTCTCAAAGAAGAAAgttatacacctaggatgctttgagggtgagtaaaacatgggctaattttcatttatgggtgaactaaccctttaaagctgTGAAAAGTCATGAAAAGTAATGCAACATTCAAAATGATTGGAAATACACTAGCATTCAAATTTGGATaattgagatttttttaaatgtttttgaaggaagTCTCTTCTGGTCTACAAAGCTTTGTGTGTTTGATCAAAAAAAcgtaaaaaatgtgaaatattattacaatttacaacagctgttttctatgtgaatatctgttcaaatttaatttacttctgtgatcaaagctgtattttcagcatcattactccagtcttcagtgtcacatgatcttcagaaatcattctaatatgctgatttactgctcaacaaacatttctgattatgatcaatgttgaaaacagttgtgctgcccaatatttttgtggaaaccacgatacattttatttttcaggattcacagatgattagaaagttaaaaaaaaacagcatttatttgaaatcaaaatgttttggaatattataaatgtctgtactgtcacttttgatcaatttaatgcgtccttgatgaataaaggTAGTACTttctttaccaaaaaaaaaaatgaaccccaaacttttgaacagtagtatttTTGTGTAGTTATTCTCAAACTTTTTATCCAGTCCAAAGTGTGTGAACCctgtttattgtgtgtgtgtgtgtgtgtgtgtgttgcagcgGGTCAGTGTTGGTGTACATGATTGACAGCTCTACAGGATCGATGCAGCTCTCTCATAAACTGGAGTTAACCCCGAAACACTACCCAGGTGAGAGACACACTCAGCACTCATGATGTTTACACTTTAAACAGCAGTCAAGCCACAGGAAGTGGCATCAGTCCAACCCACAATCCACAGAAGCCACGCAGCCTTTGGCGCACACAGGATGATCCTTTTATTTGCTGTTAGTATGTTTGACCTCAGATCCACAATCCTCTCTGATTGAGTGTTGTGTTCTGGTCCTCTGATGCCCCCTGATGGTTTCTGTTGGAACATGAACATCTGACACATCTGATGAGTCAAATCAGTGACTAGCTGCTTTTAGCTTTTAACCTGATGAACTGATATAAAACACCGTAACAAAGCAGCCAATTAGATTCCAGCTAGTGCTGTTATATAGATAACAAATGTCTTATTTTTCTCTGTATCATCTATTAGACAGTTTGAATGGTCCTTAGATATGATGTCTAAGGTTGAAACACTTTTCCTGccttttttttaggatttttaacTAAATTCCAGATTATTTTAAGTCTTTCAGAagttcttgattttttttattaaatgttgtcTGATTTAGTTTTAGCTTTTGTTTAATAGTggtgattcatttatttattttttaattttgaaaggttttatttttcttttcatattttactAGCCATGAAAATATCCAATATGAATATTcagtgcagtgttattttagtattatttattatagtgttatagtatttattaatattttggatttgcatttttttgtaatgtattgtaatatgcttcaatatttttaagaaatttttataaatttttgtttcatttgtttcaATTTTAtcttcagttttagttttatttattttcaatttaatttacacacaacaacatttttgtttcatttatttttctttaaattttatttttgcttttagtTAAGTTTTAGGTCAACAACAAAGCTacattttaaagggttagttcacctaaaactgaaaattctgtcattaattactccgcctcatattgttccaaactcgtgagactttcgttcatcttcagaacacaaattaagatatcgttgatgaaatccgagagctctctgaccctgcatagacagcaaggatccttacacgatcaaggctccGAAACGTATcaaggacattgttaaattaataattttgtattacattttatatatatgtgtgtttgtgtgtataatatTGGAGCagtttttttattctttgaatgtatttttgttgttgggTTCAATTAGCATTTGAACAgtcatttgtatattttgtcTGTGTTCATTGGTAATAAAGATATTGGGGAAAAGCAACACAAAGAAAGCAGAATCCCAGAATATTTCCCATGATTCAGTCTCTGTGTTGTTCTCTCTGCTCTCGTGGCAGATATCTGGAATAAGACAGGTGCTGTGAAGATGATCCGATGGTCTCCGGACTGCAGTGTTGCGATGGTGACGTGGGACTGTGGCGGTCTGTCTCTGTGGAGTGTGTTTGGAGCTCATCTCATCTGCACGCTCGGGGAAGACTTCGCGTGAGTTGCACAAACACACTCGCGCCACTGCTTTACTGCCTCAGCAATAccattaaatagaaagttcactCCAGCAGCGGCAGCACTAATGATGAGTTTTCAATGTTGACGTTTCTGCTtggtttttctttgttttcctgATGCAGCTATCGCTCGGATGGCACTAAGAAAGAGCCTCTGAAGATCAGCTCTATGGTGAGTGTGCAAACATGGTCTTTTATTCACAATCTCATGTGACACGATCTAGGAAAACCTGTCGGATGTCGGAAATTCAAAAAATAGGTTgaatgtcaatttttttttttttcaatctccatGCAAAATTCACTTGTTTAGTGCAGAAAAATAACAGTTTATACACGAGCTGCAGAGGTGCTTTCCCTTAACACTACAAAGACAGTTCACCAGCACCATTTTCATATTAACGCTATGCATTACTTTCATTTAGTTCAAAACAGTTCTGAACTGTGTATGGTTATGTATTATAAATCCAGAGCTGTAGAACAGGAGAAGAATTGGAGATGCATGCTGTAATCTGTGATGTTTTATGAACCGATATATACTTAATGTTCAAATGTTTGCAAGTGTTGTGTATTCCTTGGGGTTATTTTGTATCTTTTACAACATGTACAGTGACTAAAATAAGTCTTTTACCACAGTAAAGTGACTTTTACTTGTGATACTTGActgttgtgcttttattttcattgctTCTCTTTAAACCAGTTTTTCTCAAAACTCTGTTCCTGAAAATCATGGTGATCAGCCAACTTCAGATAACCATAACTTTTGTTACGTTCAAGCTATGGACGAAATAAACCATTTTGGAAATGGCTTGAACCCTGCTTTTATATGGTTTTATCCTATAATAGGTCAAATTTCACCATGTGGTGGGTTTTCCTAGAATGCATCACATATAGAAGATTCAAAATCAGCACTTTTTTCTTGATTCTGCATGTTTTTTGTACTGTATCAATCTTATTTTAggatcatttatatattttagtttttgttaatattttgaattggatTTTATAATTGTCTTAGTTAATGCcatctatatagtttttattaagttttagtgtatttagttattgttattttagtattcaacttaaactaaataaaaatgataaatgttgccttggaacttggaaatatttaataatcagtaaatgcttattttgtttcaagtaATGAATGGATTTTTTCTTTAaggttttagttaatgataataacatgGTAGTGGTCAACCAATATGTTGACAAGGCCAATATATCAtcgtattttttttaattatcagcatttaaatttaagttcttagcaatgcatattaccctaaccctaacccaagttttgatatatttacggtaggaaatttacaaaatatcttcatggaacatgatctttacttaatatcctaatgatttttggcacaaaaaaaaaggataattttgacccatacaatgtattgttggctattgctacaaatatacctgtgctgcttatgactgcttttgtgctgcagggtcacatataccaTGTAAGTCAGTTTTGAGAACCGTGTCTGTTAATGcctgtgtgtgattgtgtttcAGAGCTGGGGTGTGGAGGGATATCATCTGTGGGTGATCAGCTGCACAGATGCGACTCCTGTTCCCAACGGAGCGGAAGGAGACGAGAAACTCCAGCAGGCCGGCATTCTGCAGTTTCAGTTCATTAAGAGCGCACTGACCGTCAACCCGTGCACAGTGAGAGAAACGCCCACATGAGTGTTTTTGCTGTTTACGCACATGCAACATGATCAGATGTGTGTCAGATATCAGTGAGTGAGAAGGTTTTGTCTGTGTGATCAGAGTAATCAGGAGCAGGTGTTGCTCCACGGAGAGGATCGTCTGTATCTGACCTGTGGAGACCCGACTCAGGCTCACGGTGTGTCGGATAAGAGCCCGTCTCGGGACAGCGGCAGTCCGGTGTGCCAGCCGTCAACGTCCACCCCTCTCTCTCAGGGTCTCAGCACTTTACTGGGCCACAAGCACTGGCAGGTGGTTCAGGTACATGATCGCACGCATTGAGCTCATTCACTGTAGAAAATCAGACTCGCTGTAGAGTCTGACATGTGTTTCTCCTCTCTCTGCAGATTCACAGCACATATCTAGAGACAAACTGGCCCATCAGGGTAAGAACCAActcttaaaggattagttcagtTTAGCTAACAttagctgaaaatgtgctcaccctcaggtcatacaagattaggatgagtttgtttcttcatcaggtttgtagaaatgtgtcactgcatcagtgtctcagcaatggatgctctgcagtgaatgggtgccatcagaaagagagtccaaacagcttattaaaaacatcacaataatccacacactccagtccatcagttaacatcttcagaagacaaaagctaaaacaaatccatcattatctaaaatacgagtccataatccataataacgcttcctccagtgaaaaagtggtctggtctgaatcaggagagaaatctgcagatcaagcactgtttacaagccaaaacggctctaaacaaatatgtggctggattttgatgtgcgAGACGACAGGAGATGCACTTTtacactggaggaagcgttattatagaCTCGgatttgagttaaaaatgtcttaattatggatttgtttcagcttttccCTTCACAAGACATTACTTTTTGCACTAGAGTCATGCTGATTACTCGTGGATTAttgagatgtttttatcagctgtttggactctcattatGACctcacccattcactgccatccaagatgtagatgagtttgtcaatatttagcaaatttttgtgtgaacaatTTCTTTAAGTCTGTGTATGTTAGTACAGCTTTCTTGTCTTGCAGTTTAGTTTCTGGTAACTATTTCTCCATCCTCTCTGACtctcaaacacaaacacactgatgCTGCTGTACCTTTAAAACTTGTACATGTAAATGACCTCTTTTTTGATTTGTTAACCTCTGTATACTTGTGTAGTTCACTTTGTCAATCAGCAGTGCTGGTGATGTTGCTGTACAATGAATATGTGATTATGTAAATGTGGGCGGGCATATGTTAATGAGCATTTCAATAAATGTCAACTAAAAACTCAGTTTCTAATGAGATGAGTCATTTAAtctttgtgcgtgtgtgtagtTCGCAGCTATAGACTGGTCTGGTCAGTGTGTGGCCGTAGCTGGCCGACGTGGATTTGCACATTACTCCTTATATACCAGAAAATGGAAACTGTTTGGTAACGTCACACAGGTAAACGCGCCTGCATCACCGTCTTttcatttgaaagaaaaataacttgTGTGATGGAAACTTTCTAACATTAAGTGTGTGTTTCAGGAGCAGAATATGATGGTGACAGGAGGTCTCGCGTGGTGGGAcgactttgttgttgttgcctGTTACAATTTCATTGACCGGCAGGAAGAGGCAAGAACGATTAAATAAACATTCCTCTGATTTATCAGTGTTGATTGAACCGTTCATTGATTAATTGACTCCTGTTTTTCTTGGTTTGCAGCTGAGGTTATACGTGCGCACATCTAACCTGGATAACGCGTTTGCCAGCGTCACTAAACTTCACGCCGACACGCTGCTGCTGAACGTGTTTCGTAACGTGGTGATTCTGTTCCGGGCCGACTGCTCCATCTGCCTGTACAGCATCGAGAGACGACATGACAGGTGACACACATTCATACATGCACATACATGGAGCAACAATAATTAAATAGCTTAaaaagctttcctgtagctcaaatagtagagcatggcgctagcaacgccaagatcatgggttcgattcccagggaaagcaagagctgataaaaaatgaaaaaacagtaacttgaatgcaatgtaagtcgctttggataaaagcgtctgccaaatgcattaaaaataaaaaaaaaaaataaatagataatcagaaattaattgtactttaatttatgttgtagtAATTTATGAAAACACTACACATATTATTAAACCGTGTCAAAACATTCACTTTCACAAAACTTGtgctacatttaaattattaaattaagaaattaattttatatatttatataagagACTAACTTCTGACCTTGTTGCATGTGTAAAAAGCAAAAActctaatatatttttttccctttttttttcttttattacttGGATATTTGCAGATTATATACTTGTCAGATTGTTAGTGGTTTTGCTTTTTACACGCATGCAACAAGATTTACACACACAATTCAGCATTCCCAAATTTGACTtcatgtgtatgtatatttatttatttttatttttgattttgtttgtttcatttttaataataaacatttccaAAGTCactctgtgtatgttttttatttacaattttatttattgtttttatatttgtttaatatatttattttctttagtaataaaaatgacCTAAAGACTCTGTATGTATATGTAGGtgtattatttgattttgatttattgatattttttttatcttattgggggtttgtttattttatttttatttttgtatttatatagcaATAATTAGCATTTCATAatgtgtattttcttttttgaatgAGCTAATGCATCAATCATGATTTTCTAAACCCTGATTTTCctaaacagctttttttttcttttttttttccttttttttgtgATGGAGAGTATCTGATTTgaataatttgatttaattctATTACTTCAAGTTTGGTGCTTCATAGATACGACTCAGACTGTTTCATGTTCCTCATATAGGATGAGCGGTTTGGAAGATGTGCGGATGTCTCTTGTATTTATCTTGAACATTTCTTGATTGTTATCGGTCTCTGTCATCAGTCCGAACCCGTCGGCCAGTGTGGAGCTGCTGCAGGAGGTCTCCATGTCCCGGTATATTCCTCACCCCGGTCTGGTGGTGTCTGTGACCCTCACGTCAGTCCGGACAGAGACCGGCATCACGCTCAAAGCCCCGCAGCAGGTACTCACACACTcccacacacagtcacacagtacataaacacacatgcatacatacagtacataaacacacacacatatgtatctATACTCATGAggcgtctgtgtgtgtttttgtgtcagGCCTGTTCGGCTGAGAGTATCCTGTTGAATTTGGCCGGTCAGCTGATCATGCTGCAGAGAGACCGATCCGGCCCACAGGTACGAGAGAAGGACACGCCGGCCAATCAAGCGAAGCTGGTGAGTTTAATGCCCCGCCCCTCATCCTGATCCTATAGAGTGCAATAGTTGggttacagaaataaaaatcccgttcattttctccatagagGGACCACTCATAAACCATTAAAGACAGACCTACTGTGAGCTACAAGGCTGTTAATCATCCATCAACCTGCATTATTTCaacttcttttaaaataatcacatttaacAGCAGAATTCCTGGTGGATAAACTACATTACTCGGAATTCTGCAGGGAAAACCCCACTCTCTGTGTTCTCAAACTcgctttaaatatttactttatttgttatatattttttattattttatataatttatatacatttttacaaaaattggTCTGCACTCTAAAATCTTTTAAGACACTGACTCGTCATCTCCGCAGTAGTGATGCGCCTGTACGCATGTTTCATACAAATGacataatctgagaatatttgtcttccatttgaattgatttatttgaaagtagacatttcacacTCTCTATATTTTTATGTCTGTAAGGCAATCATACACAGAGTTTCAGAGTTTCgcgctcaagttcacagagaccaAGACGGCAGAAAGTGCATCCTgattgctttcattattttaacaaaagtgcaatgttttgttgttattgtgggtgcacacaaataaatgtagagCCTTTACAGATTTGAAATATGTATTATTCTTATCTGTCTGAGCAAAAATgagtattttaagagcaagtgagtgCACCAGCACCtccatctgtcctgcagtgagcGCTATTAAGCTTTCACGCTCCTCGCAAACACTTCAATAGCAATAgatgataagccatatttgaggtcaaTGAATGATAGGCGAGCGTTTGGAAGTCCTGCACGATGTACTGTATTAGCCTACCACATAGATCAGCTGTTAACGATCTGCATGACTTTGCCAATGTGGatttatacttttttctttctgcgactaataaaattttggtcaaCCAAGCCTCTTCTGGTTGACTAACGGTTAGTTGACTTTTAGAGGGCAGCCCTATTAATGACGCCCtattatttttgggtgagctaacAGTTTACCTGTCCTCTTCCGGCAGCTTCCGTTCTGTCCGCCGGTGGTTCTGGCTCAGTGCGTAGAGAACGTCTGGACCACTTGCCGCAGCAACCGCAAGAAACGCCACCTGATGGAGGCTCTATGGCTCTCATGCGGTGAGGCGGGGATGAAGGTGTGGCTTCCTCTCTTCCCGAGAGACCACCGCAAGCCGCACTCATTCCTGTCGCGCCGGATCATGCTGCCCTTCCACATCAACATCTACCCGCTCACCGTGCTCTTCGAGGACGCTCTGATCCTGGGCGCCTCCAACGAGACAGTGCTGTTCGACGGGCCCGGCTCGTCCTCGCTGGAGGCGCTCTTCCCCTTTTGCACGGTGGAGCGGACATCTCAGATCTACCTCCACCACATCCTGAGACAGCTGCTGGTGCGCAATCTGGGAGAGCAGGCGCTGATGTTGGCACAGTCCTGTGCCACGCTGCCTTACTTCCCTCACGTTCTGGAGCTGATGGTGCATGTGGTGCTGGAGGAGGAGGCCACGTCCAGAGAGCCCATCCCCGACCCGCTGCTGCCCACCGTCGCCAAGTTCGTGACCGAGTTCCCGCTCTTCCTGCAGACCATTGTGCACTGCGCGCGCAAGACCGAATACGCGCTGTGGAACTACCTGTTCGCCGCTGTGGGGAACCCCAAAGACCTGTTCGAGGAGTGCCTGATGGCGCAGGATCTGGACACAGCCGCATCCTACCTGATCATCCTGCAGGTCAGGCGGAAACTTCAAGAGATGCACAACATTCATaacatatacttaaaaatattggGTTTGAAATAAGTCACTTAAAATCACTCTTAATTGTAGCTGCTCACCATTTATATGTGACCccggagcacaaaagcagtcataagcagcacaggtatatttgtagcaatagccaacaatacattataGGAGTCAAAAtcatccatttttcttttatgccaaaaatcattaggatattaagtaaagatcatgttccatgaagatattttgtaaatttcctactgtaaatatatcgaaacttaatttttgattagtaatatgcattgcta is a window of Onychostoma macrolepis isolate SWU-2019 chromosome 21, ASM1243209v1, whole genome shotgun sequence DNA encoding:
- the ric1 gene encoding guanine nucleotide exchange factor subunit RIC1 isoform X1; this encodes MYFLSGWPRRLLCPLRSSERPFLVEPSAQRFYLAVLSETQISIWFSRPSVLIVSYIESGKAAAQFGFYQQVEWKPDDSMIAVAAANGYVLLFDIIGGSDEKYLYEPVYPKGSARVKVTPGYKEEQCAPALTLEMKKPVDLEAPISCLQTLQEDLLVATADGYLHMLHWDSVSNGRRAVNLCTIPFSLDLQSSRGGPCLDLDGVHIRDMEYCATLDGFAVVFDDGRIGFITPTANRLATDQLQGVWAADVSDGTCVAVNNKYRLMAFGCASGSVLVYMIDSSTGSMQLSHKLELTPKHYPDIWNKTGAVKMIRWSPDCSVAMVTWDCGGLSLWSVFGAHLICTLGEDFAYRSDGTKKEPLKISSMSWGVEGYHLWVISCTDATPVPNGAEGDEKLQQAGILQFQFIKSALTVNPCTSNQEQVLLHGEDRLYLTCGDPTQAHGVSDKSPSRDSGSPVCQPSTSTPLSQGLSTLLGHKHWQVVQIHSTYLETNWPIRFAAIDWSGQCVAVAGRRGFAHYSLYTRKWKLFGNVTQEQNMMVTGGLAWWDDFVVVACYNFIDRQEELRLYVRTSNLDNAFASVTKLHADTLLLNVFRNVVILFRADCSICLYSIERRHDSPNPSASVELLQEVSMSRYIPHPGLVVSVTLTSVRTETGITLKAPQQACSAESILLNLAGQLIMLQRDRSGPQVREKDTPANQAKLLPFCPPVVLAQCVENVWTTCRSNRKKRHLMEALWLSCGEAGMKVWLPLFPRDHRKPHSFLSRRIMLPFHINIYPLTVLFEDALILGASNETVLFDGPGSSSLEALFPFCTVERTSQIYLHHILRQLLVRNLGEQALMLAQSCATLPYFPHVLELMVHVVLEEEATSREPIPDPLLPTVAKFVTEFPLFLQTIVHCARKTEYALWNYLFAAVGNPKDLFEECLMAQDLDTAASYLIILQNMEVPAVSRQHATLLFNTALEQGKWDLCRHMIRFLKAIGSGESETPPSTPTPQEQSSTGGFEFFRNRSISLSQSADSIAGGKFNLQKTLSVPSGPSSKGGERWCKDSDSAENLYIDMMLWRHARHLLEQIRLRDLGCFSAQLGFELIGWLCRERMRVARIDDFVTALKCLHKDFLWPFPVIPACSISSPLKNGRCRPVLSSRLLKSQSADSLLNSDMDTTPPQVTTANHSWLDSLGAVSKELDSASSHGGPQTQEAFLSPLINKGEECSIGSATDLTETSSMVDGDWTMVDENFSSLSLSQSELEHISMELANKGPHKSQVQLRYLLHVFMEAGCLEWCVIVGLILRDAGVIKQVVGFLDSPEVPPETVQSIRAGLKAVDLWASSDCLGYKPFLNLIRPQLLKLLEVPVEQVQPEAFQPTGASKLSEPPLLLLPRAEELTAAHPLPSDGPAGASARPLDDTPPEPEDEPLEEGSYDCTLS